The genome window CTTACAATCATTAAATTTATCAAATTCTATAAAGTAATCTTTAAGTTCTACTTCCTCTATATCTTCAAGTGCAAGTGAACTAAAACCTGGCGTATCTGCAACCATTCCACCAAATTCCAATTTTAAAAGCTCAGCATGACGAGTAGTGTGTTTTCCCCTTTTTATTTTATCACTTACCACTCCTGTTTGAAGTTTAAAATTTTCATCTATTTCATTTAGCAAGCTTGATTTTCCAACTCCAGATGGACCTGCAAATACTACGACATTTTCTTTTAGTTCGTCTTTTACTTTATCTATATTTAACTTAGTAATATTGCTTACAGGTATTACCTTATATCCACTAAGTTCATATATATTTTTAACAGTTTCTAATATATCATTATCATCTAAATCTGCTTTTGTAAGGATTATTACAGTTTCTAAATTTTCTTTTTCTGCCAAAACTATAAATCTATCTAAAAGAGATAAGTTTGGTTTAGGATTTTTTATTGCAAATACTATTAATGCCTTATCTACATTTGCTATAGGAGGTCTTATAAGTTCTGTATCTCTACTATCTATTTCTTCTAAGATACCTTTTTTTCCATCTTCATCAACAATACTTATTTTGACTCTATCGCCAACTAGAGGTGTTATTTTCTGCTTTCTAAATATTCCTCTAGCCTTACATTCATAAATGCCATTATCTGTATCTACATAATAAAATCCACTAATCCCCTTTATAATTTTTCCTTCTAGCATCAAATGCCTCCCTTTATAAAATTTGTACAAACATATACTATTTATGAGTAGTATATCGTGTTATTCTCTCCTATTTTTATATAATACCATATTTTTTTTAAATAACAAATCCTCCGTTTGGACTAATTACTTGACCAGTGATAAAATTTGATTTATCTGATGCCAAGAAAATAGCACAATTTGCTATATCTTCTGAAGTTCCTAGCCTCATTAGAGGAGTTTCTTCTACAAGAAAATTTATATCTTCTTCATTATATCCAGACAACATGTCAGTATTAATAACACCTGGAGCTATACTATTTACTCTAATATTTGATGGACCTACTTCTTTAGCTAATGCCTTTGTCATTCCTATTATACCTGCTTTTGTTATAGAATAATGCACTTCACAAGAAGCACCTGATATACCCCAAATTGAAGATATATTAATTATATTTCCTTTTTTTTCTGATATCATGTATTTTAAAGCAACTTGTGAACAATAAAAGCTTCCCTTTAAATTAATATTCATCATATTATCCCAGTCTTCGTCAGTTATATCTGTAAACAACTTATCTTGACTTATAGCAGCATTGTTCACAAGTACATCCAAACCTCCAAATTCCTTTACACAATAATCTATCATATTCTCTACATCTTCTCTATTTGAAACATCAGCCTTAAAAAGTTTTACAGAAAAATTTTTTTCATTTAATATAGTAAACAACTCTTTAGCTTCACTTTCTGACTTATTAAAATTTATTAATACATTGTAACCTTCTTTTGCAAAAGCTTTAGACATAGCTTTACCAATACCTCTAGAGCCTCCTGTAATTAAAACTGTTTTATTTTTCATAGATACTTTTCTCCTTATATTATAACCAATTCAATATTTTATACAAAACAAACTGCCCTTTAAAGAAAATATTTTCTATAAAAGGACAGCTCTTATTTTACTAAAATTTATTCTGTTTTACCAGTATTTCCACCAGTGCCTGATGGAGTTTCTCCGTTACCTCCTGAACTTGAACCTCCTGAGTTTCCTCCATTATCTCCTGAGTTTGAGCCTCCTGAACTTGAGCCTCCTGAATTATCCCCATTATCTCCTGAATTTGAACCTCCTGAGTTTCCTCCATTATCTCCTGAGTTTGAGCCTCCTGAGTTTCCTCCATTATTTCCTGAGTTTGAGCCTCCTGAATTTCCTCCATTATTTCCTGAGTTTCCTCCACTAGTTCCTGAATTTGAACCTCCTGAATTTCCTCCACCGTTTCCTGAGTTTGAACCAGGTTCCGTTGTAGTATTATCATCTGGTGTAGTTGGTGTTTTATTTGGTGTTGTCGGAGTCTGTGTATATGACTTCTCTGAACCTTTACTTACATATAAGTTTATCTCATCACCTTCTTGTACTCTTGATGAGTTAGCTCCTGGACTCTGGTTTAGAACCGTACCTTCTTTATATATTGAACTATATTCATACTTAACAGTTCCCACTTTTAAGTTGTTTTCTTCAATAAGTTGTTTTGCATTACTTAAAGTAAGTCCCACTACGTTAGGAACAGAAGCCTGATTTGAACCTTTACTTACAACAACATTTATAGTATCACCCTCTTTGACATTTGTACTTCCACCTTCAGGTGTCTGTGATATTATACAATTTTCATCAACTTCACTACTATACTCTTCACTTTTTACACTTAAGGATAATCCTTCTTTTTCAACAGCACTTTGAGCTTCTTCTAATGTCATATTTACAAGATTAGGGACAGTCAAAGATTTACTGCCAAATCCTCCAGCAAATAAAAACTTATATGCTAAGAATACTTGAGCACATAATATCAATATTAAAACAGCTGCAATTACTTTTAATCTTCTTCTAGATTTTGGGCTTTCCTGTTTTTTCTTCTTTTTCTTAGTTCTCTTACTTGGAGTATTCTTAGGTCTTTGATTCTTTTTAGCTCTCATTATCTCTTCCTCTTCTTCATCTTCATCTTCTTCATAAAAATCATCATAGTAATCTTCATCATCATCCAAATCAGCTACTTCAACAGGCTTAACCACTCTTTCAGGAGCTGGTTTTGCAAATGTTGGATTTACAACCTTATTAATTTCCTTTTCATCAATTTTTTTAGTTGCAAAATCATCATATTCTTTTATAAAATCTAAATCAATGTTTTTTTCTATATACTCTATATCTTCTATCAACTCTTCAGCAGTTTGATATCTATCTGCACTAGATTTTTCTGTAAGCTTTTTTATTGTAGTTCTTACACTTTGAGGAATTCTAACTTTTTCTTCTGATGTAAAGTCTATATCATCATTAATATGTTGAAGGGCTATAGAAATTGGGCTATCTCCCCTAAACGGAACTTTTCCTATCAACATTTCATATAAAACTATACCTAAAGAATACAGGTCAGCATTATTAGTTACAAATTTACCTTTAGCTTGTTCTGGCGAAAAATAGTGCACTGAACCTATTATACTACCAATATTTGTCATTGTTGAATTTGAAACAGCTTTGGCTATACCAAAGTCAGCTACTTTTACTACTCTTCCTTCATTAGATATGAGAATATTATGAGGTTTTATATCTCTATGTATAATCCCCTTTTTATGTGCAGCACTAAGTGCCATAGCTATTTGTTTTGTTATATCTAGTGCAGTATATTCATCTAATATACCTTCATCTTGTATAATCTCTTTTAAATTCTTCCCATCTACAAATTCCATTACAATGTAGTGAACTTTTCCATCTTCACCAACATCATAAACATTTACTATATTTGGATGGGAAAGACTTGCTACTGCCTCTGCCTCTCTTTTAAACTTTGTTAAAAATTCATCGTCATCTACAAATTCAGGTCTAAGTACCTTAAGTGCAACAGTCCTGTTTAATAACCTGTCTTTAGCCTCATATACAAAGGCCATTCCTCCATCACCAATCTTCCTGATGATTTCATATCGATTTCCTAAAATTGTATCTCCCACAATATCACCGTCCTAATTATACTTTTATCACTATAACCGAAACATTATCTTTACCAGAAACATCATTGGCCATACTTATCAATTCTTCACTTATATTACTAATTCTCTCATATTCATAATCTAATATTAAATCTCTTATATCTTCATCATTAATAAACCCAGTTAATCCATCTGTCGCAAGAAGTATTATATCACTTTTTTTGATTTCTTTCTTAAAAATATCTACAACAACCATATCATCTGTTCCAATTGCTCTAGTTATTCTATTCCTCTGTGGATGTCTTCTCGCCTCTTCTTCTGTAATAACGTGGGCCATCATAAGTTCTTCAACTACGGAATGGTCTATAGTTATTTTATCAAATTTTTCATCTGTTAACAAATAACATCTGCTATCTCCAACATTTGCCACATATAAGACATTATTATACACTATAGCTGTAACTAATGTAGTTCCCATTCCTTCAAATTCTATATCTTCCATAGATTTTTTGTGCACAATTGAGTTTACACTATTATAAGCCTGTTTTAATATATCATCTATATAGTCTATTTTTACATTATCATGTTGTAATAAGTTTTCTTTTAGAAAATCAATTATATTTTCTACTGCTAATTTACTGGCGACTTCACCTTTTTTATGTCCACCCATTCCATCAGCTATGGCAAATATTCCTATTGGACCATGTTCTGTATCTATAACTTCTCCCTCACAATAGTCTTCATTGTTTTTTCTTATTTTTCCTATATGGGAGGCACAACTATAAACCATACGACTTCCTCCTTACAAATTACTTGTATTTTCTTCTCAATTGCCCACAAGCTCCACTAATATCAGAACCCATAGACATCCTAACTGTGGCAGGTATATTATTTTTCTCCAAACTATCCCTAAACTTATAAATAAATGCTTTATCTGGCTTTTCGTATTCTCTTTCTTCAACTTTATTTATTGGTATTAAATTTACATGGCACAGCATACCTTTTAGGAGCTTAGCTAATGCCTTTGCTTCTTTTTCTGAGTCATTTACTCCTTTTATAAGAGAATATTCAAATGTAAC of Clostridioides sp. ES-S-0054-01 contains these proteins:
- the rsgA gene encoding ribosome small subunit-dependent GTPase A, giving the protein MLEGKIIKGISGFYYVDTDNGIYECKARGIFRKQKITPLVGDRVKISIVDEDGKKGILEEIDSRDTELIRPPIANVDKALIVFAIKNPKPNLSLLDRFIVLAEKENLETVIILTKADLDDNDILETVKNIYELSGYKVIPVSNITKLNIDKVKDELKENVVVFAGPSGVGKSSLLNEIDENFKLQTGVVSDKIKRGKHTTRHAELLKLEFGGMVADTPGFSSLALEDIEEVELKDYFIEFDKFNDCKFGSKCIHENEPNCAIKEAVANGEISKERYDSYIQLLNEIRQNNSRRY
- a CDS encoding SDR family oxidoreductase, which translates into the protein MKNKTVLITGGSRGIGKAMSKAFAKEGYNVLINFNKSESEAKELFTILNEKNFSVKLFKADVSNREDVENMIDYCVKEFGGLDVLVNNAAISQDKLFTDITDEDWDNMMNINLKGSFYCSQVALKYMISEKKGNIINISSIWGISGASCEVHYSITKAGIIGMTKALAKEVGPSNIRVNSIAPGVINTDMLSGYNEEDINFLVEETPLMRLGTSEDIANCAIFLASDKSNFITGQVISPNGGFVI
- the pknB gene encoding Stk1 family PASTA domain-containing Ser/Thr kinase, translated to MGDTILGNRYEIIRKIGDGGMAFVYEAKDRLLNRTVALKVLRPEFVDDDEFLTKFKREAEAVASLSHPNIVNVYDVGEDGKVHYIVMEFVDGKNLKEIIQDEGILDEYTALDITKQIAMALSAAHKKGIIHRDIKPHNILISNEGRVVKVADFGIAKAVSNSTMTNIGSIIGSVHYFSPEQAKGKFVTNNADLYSLGIVLYEMLIGKVPFRGDSPISIALQHINDDIDFTSEEKVRIPQSVRTTIKKLTEKSSADRYQTAEELIEDIEYIEKNIDLDFIKEYDDFATKKIDEKEINKVVNPTFAKPAPERVVKPVEVADLDDDEDYYDDFYEEDEDEEEEEIMRAKKNQRPKNTPSKRTKKKKKKQESPKSRRRLKVIAAVLILILCAQVFLAYKFLFAGGFGSKSLTVPNLVNMTLEEAQSAVEKEGLSLSVKSEEYSSEVDENCIISQTPEGGSTNVKEGDTINVVVSKGSNQASVPNVVGLTLSNAKQLIEENNLKVGTVKYEYSSIYKEGTVLNQSPGANSSRVQEGDEINLYVSKGSEKSYTQTPTTPNKTPTTPDDNTTTEPGSNSGNGGGNSGGSNSGTSGGNSGNNGGNSGGSNSGNNGGNSGGSNSGDNGGNSGGSNSGDNGDNSGGSSSGGSNSGDNGGNSGGSSSGGNGETPSGTGGNTGKTE
- a CDS encoding Stp1/IreP family PP2C-type Ser/Thr phosphatase, with product MVYSCASHIGKIRKNNEDYCEGEVIDTEHGPIGIFAIADGMGGHKKGEVASKLAVENIIDFLKENLLQHDNVKIDYIDDILKQAYNSVNSIVHKKSMEDIEFEGMGTTLVTAIVYNNVLYVANVGDSRCYLLTDEKFDKITIDHSVVEELMMAHVITEEEARRHPQRNRITRAIGTDDMVVVDIFKKEIKKSDIILLATDGLTGFINDEDIRDLILDYEYERISNISEELISMANDVSGKDNVSVIVIKV